A single Roseinatronobacter monicus DNA region contains:
- the tnpC gene encoding IS66 family transposase — translation MSKLLDLSRFPDLPSEVIKALETQQAALEKAQFEVTVERAARLHHQAEAEEKGALVVTLTALVEKLESQVADYRRTKFGPKSEKLTPDQLELALEDQETAIAETQAEIEAVQAALEKKSQNKSKAPRKPRKPRALPEGLPRVERVIEPDSIACPCGCGDMVKIGEDRSERLDIIPAQYQVIVTVRPKYACPKGRTGVTQAKAPAHLLENSWPTEALLAHISVAKFCDFNPLNRQSVAMARNGAPIDRAVLSDWMGRTGALLAPVVDHMAMVLLKGSTRLYVDETTAPVLDPGRGQTKTGYFWAVLRDDRGWSGSSPPGVVFHYRPGRKGEYAAEILNGFNGTIQVDAYGGYSALATPKRVGGKPLKLAYCWSHGRRALIKAQPKAGSPIVDEALVRIAALYKIEAEIRGAPPEQRRAVRQDQSRPLVDKFFAWLNAQAGRVSRKSELGKALAYMLSRQDGFCLFLEDGHVDMDSNLVENAIRTPAMTRRNTLFAGHDDGARSWARFASLIGTCRMNGVEPYAYLHDLYTKLANGHLEKDIDALMPWAYAAASQRSSPGTP, via the coding sequence ATGTCAAAACTACTCGATCTCAGCCGATTTCCTGACTTGCCGTCCGAGGTCATCAAGGCCCTCGAGACGCAGCAAGCAGCGCTCGAAAAGGCCCAGTTCGAGGTCACTGTTGAGCGTGCAGCACGTCTGCATCATCAGGCGGAAGCCGAAGAAAAAGGTGCGCTGGTTGTCACGTTGACCGCGCTGGTCGAGAAGCTGGAAAGTCAGGTGGCCGACTACCGGCGCACAAAATTCGGACCCAAATCCGAAAAGCTGACCCCTGATCAGCTGGAGCTGGCACTCGAAGATCAAGAGACCGCCATCGCCGAGACGCAGGCGGAAATCGAGGCTGTTCAGGCCGCGCTCGAGAAAAAATCCCAAAACAAGAGCAAGGCTCCGCGCAAACCACGCAAGCCTCGCGCCCTTCCAGAGGGCTTGCCCCGGGTCGAGCGCGTGATTGAACCCGACAGCATCGCGTGTCCATGTGGTTGCGGCGATATGGTCAAGATCGGAGAGGATCGCTCGGAGCGGCTGGATATCATTCCCGCCCAGTACCAAGTCATCGTCACCGTGCGTCCAAAGTATGCCTGCCCGAAAGGCCGCACGGGCGTGACCCAAGCCAAAGCTCCTGCGCATCTATTGGAAAACAGCTGGCCGACCGAAGCCTTGCTGGCCCATATCAGTGTAGCCAAATTCTGTGACTTCAACCCTTTGAACCGGCAATCCGTAGCAATGGCCCGCAATGGCGCCCCAATTGATCGCGCCGTCCTGTCAGATTGGATGGGACGCACAGGGGCACTGCTTGCCCCTGTGGTCGATCACATGGCGATGGTTCTGCTTAAGGGCAGCACGCGGCTTTACGTCGATGAAACAACAGCGCCAGTACTTGATCCTGGTCGCGGCCAAACCAAGACGGGATATTTCTGGGCCGTGCTGCGAGATGATCGTGGTTGGAGCGGATCATCCCCACCTGGTGTCGTGTTCCACTATCGACCCGGGCGAAAGGGGGAATACGCGGCAGAAATCCTCAACGGCTTCAACGGCACAATCCAGGTTGATGCCTATGGCGGGTATAGCGCATTGGCGACGCCCAAGCGGGTGGGTGGCAAGCCCTTGAAACTGGCCTATTGCTGGTCGCATGGGCGAAGAGCCTTGATTAAAGCCCAGCCGAAAGCGGGATCGCCCATCGTTGATGAGGCTCTGGTGCGAATTGCAGCCCTATATAAGATTGAGGCCGAAATCCGAGGGGCGCCACCCGAGCAGCGTAGGGCCGTCCGGCAGGATCAATCCCGTCCACTGGTCGATAAATTCTTTGCCTGGCTCAATGCCCAAGCCGGCCGGGTGTCGCGCAAGTCCGAACTGGGCAAGGCTCTGGCCTATATGCTCAGCCGACAGGATGGCTTTTGCCTCTTTCTCGAGGACGGTCATGTGGACATGGATTCCAACCTGGTCGAAAACGCGATCAGAACCCCCGCAATGACAAGGCGCAACACACTTTTTGCAGGTCACGATGACGGTGCCCGTTCTTGGGCGCGCTTCGCGAGCCTGATCGGAACTTGTCGCATGAATGGCGTCGAGCCATACGCCTATCTACATGACCTATACACAAAGCTGGCCAATGGGCATCTCGAAAAAGATATCGATGCTTTGATGCCATGGGCCTATGCTGCCGCCTCACAAAGGAGCTCGCCCGGGACTCCCTGA
- a CDS encoding response regulator, with the protein MLIDRKSSQRGIVSSLIVDDDEYFRIALRNILSVRLGVSTINEAESFDEAIEYLTKAEDTDLVVFDLGMQGMNTRAAIRTVRDSFPNALVVVVSASCNRQDILCCLEAGAHGYVHKGIGPGGLTSALNLICEGTVFVPSFLPDLESSVCAVSDPLFFSMRAG; encoded by the coding sequence GTGTTGATTGATAGAAAATCAAGTCAACGGGGAATTGTCTCATCACTGATTGTCGATGATGATGAATATTTCCGCATTGCGTTGCGCAATATCCTGTCTGTCAGACTTGGGGTTTCCACCATCAACGAGGCGGAATCCTTTGACGAGGCCATCGAATACCTGACCAAGGCAGAGGACACCGACCTTGTTGTTTTTGACCTTGGGATGCAGGGAATGAACACGCGGGCTGCCATTCGCACGGTGCGCGATTCATTTCCCAATGCACTCGTGGTCGTCGTCTCTGCGTCGTGCAATCGGCAAGATATCCTGTGCTGTCTGGAGGCAGGGGCGCATGGATATGTCCATAAGGGAATTGGGCCTGGGGGGCTGACATCTGCGCTTAATCTGATCTGTGAAGGCACAGTGTTCGTGCCATCGTTCTTGCCCGATCTCGAATCCTCCGTATGCGCCGTTTCTGACCCATTGTTTTTTTCGATGCGCGCGGGTTGA
- a CDS encoding TadE/TadG family type IV pilus assembly protein, producing the protein MARRIIGWWRCTSGTTAIEFALVAPIAILLCLSVLEIGRALYTRSELSYAVDLGARRVLLDPKIDDEVLREVILQGLTASIRSQAIITTPDTVTPQDTHIFIEASVPFRFIVPIVPRGTFELVVGRRVPLM; encoded by the coding sequence GTGGCCCGTCGGATCATAGGCTGGTGGCGCTGCACCTCTGGCACGACAGCGATTGAATTTGCCCTCGTGGCACCGATTGCAATCTTGCTCTGCCTTAGCGTGCTGGAGATCGGCCGCGCCCTTTATACGCGAAGCGAACTGTCTTACGCGGTCGACCTTGGTGCGCGCCGGGTATTGCTTGATCCAAAGATTGACGATGAAGTTTTGCGCGAAGTTATCCTTCAAGGCCTGACCGCGTCCATCCGGTCCCAAGCCATTATAACGACGCCAGATACGGTGACCCCACAAGACACCCATATATTTATAGAGGCCAGCGTGCCATTCAGATTTATCGTACCCATTGTGCCACGGGGAACATTTGAGCTTGTCGTCGGGCGTCGAGTTCCGCTGATGTGA
- a CDS encoding TadE/TadG family type IV pilus assembly protein: protein MLRTTRCFASDTRGVAAVEFALFGPLLVFGLLAMTDVGMAVYQRMSVDHILRSGVHHAIEDPGKVAVLATLKDNAREDGMWAEDEIAFDVDRFCACAEAPETKVVCATSCDGSRPTSIYYSLSADLIVPGLILPSFHLQPAMRVQIR from the coding sequence TTGCTCAGAACCACACGGTGCTTTGCTTCGGACACGCGCGGCGTCGCCGCAGTCGAATTTGCGTTGTTCGGCCCGTTGCTGGTGTTCGGTCTGCTGGCGATGACTGATGTGGGAATGGCGGTTTATCAGCGGATGAGCGTCGATCATATCCTGCGTTCTGGCGTGCATCATGCCATCGAAGACCCTGGAAAAGTGGCCGTGTTGGCCACCCTGAAAGACAATGCACGTGAGGACGGAATGTGGGCGGAAGATGAGATCGCCTTCGATGTGGATCGATTTTGCGCCTGTGCCGAGGCACCAGAAACCAAAGTTGTTTGCGCGACCTCCTGCGATGGCTCTCGGCCTACGTCGATTTACTACAGCCTGAGCGCTGATCTGATTGTGCCCGGCCTTATTCTTCCGTCATTCCACCTTCAACCGGCCATGCGGGTTCAGATCAGGTGA
- a CDS encoding response regulator, with product MHGVEPTSDMVSALICAQDGFYRTALESILKDRLYFQHIASVETLDQAVDHIAGADGRVNLALFDLDTRGLNNRNAIQALREGFPSMLVVLIASSQSRQAMVGALEAGAHGFLNRDLGVSGFVEALHQIARGQIYVPPYLAYPDT from the coding sequence ATGCATGGCGTTGAACCCACCAGTGACATGGTCTCGGCCCTGATCTGTGCGCAGGACGGGTTCTATCGCACTGCGCTGGAGAGCATTCTCAAGGATCGGCTGTATTTTCAGCACATCGCTTCGGTCGAAACGCTGGATCAGGCGGTCGATCATATTGCTGGGGCTGATGGACGCGTCAACTTGGCGCTATTCGACCTCGACACGCGGGGCCTGAACAACCGCAACGCCATTCAGGCGCTACGCGAGGGCTTTCCCTCTATGCTGGTGGTTCTCATCGCGTCATCGCAGTCGCGTCAGGCGATGGTGGGCGCACTCGAAGCGGGTGCTCATGGATTTCTGAACCGGGATCTTGGGGTCTCAGGCTTCGTCGAGGCGCTTCATCAGATTGCGCGGGGGCAGATTTATGTACCGCCCTATCTGGCCTATCCAGATACGTGA
- a CDS encoding AAA family ATPase, with the protein MTPHLSVQAFTQTPDVHTVFERALRDRRLARVTSEAHPGGMRAALARFEQAQSPDVLVLEADRAALADLPALASVCDPRTKVIIVGHVNDVVLYRELINLGVSEYLVAPVDGAELATAIERIASEGEMRSKSRVYAFMGANGGVGSSTIAQNVAWAMANKVGAGIMLADLDLTFGCADLNFNVETGTQFFDALKAETKVDDALLERLLVKRGQNLHVLTHPALLDREPEHLVHQLVEMLKLARSNFNHIVLDLPNHWSALVQDAILDADEVIVTVTPDLCSLRNGKALLERLGRLRPNDAPPKLVLNQCRMPKRAEIKVKEFSQALNIQPVATIAFDAGRFSTAASTGQMLSEINPKGAAVTSCAQIADRLVDPTSQRSKGTTWARFWNFRQRKLA; encoded by the coding sequence GTGACGCCACATTTATCCGTTCAGGCCTTTACCCAGACCCCCGATGTGCACACTGTATTTGAGCGTGCCTTGCGCGACCGCCGCCTTGCGCGCGTCACCAGCGAAGCGCATCCGGGGGGAATGCGTGCAGCACTGGCCCGCTTTGAACAGGCGCAGTCACCCGATGTACTGGTACTGGAAGCCGACCGCGCAGCCCTTGCCGATCTGCCCGCCCTCGCGTCGGTCTGCGACCCGCGCACGAAAGTGATTATCGTGGGCCACGTCAACGATGTGGTGCTGTACCGGGAACTGATTAACCTTGGTGTCTCGGAATATCTGGTGGCACCGGTTGACGGCGCAGAACTGGCAACAGCCATTGAACGGATCGCCTCTGAGGGTGAGATGCGCAGCAAAAGCCGCGTGTACGCCTTCATGGGGGCCAATGGCGGTGTCGGGTCTTCGACCATCGCACAGAACGTCGCATGGGCGATGGCAAACAAGGTCGGCGCGGGGATCATGCTGGCTGATCTTGATCTGACATTCGGCTGCGCGGACCTGAATTTCAACGTCGAAACAGGCACCCAGTTTTTCGATGCGCTGAAGGCCGAAACCAAAGTGGATGACGCGCTGCTGGAACGGTTGCTGGTCAAGCGGGGCCAGAACCTGCATGTATTGACCCACCCTGCCCTGCTGGACCGGGAACCCGAGCATCTGGTGCACCAGCTTGTCGAGATGCTGAAACTCGCCCGCTCCAATTTCAACCATATCGTGCTGGATCTGCCAAATCATTGGTCCGCGCTGGTGCAGGATGCCATTCTGGACGCTGACGAGGTCATTGTAACGGTTACGCCCGACCTTTGCAGCCTTAGGAATGGCAAGGCGCTGCTGGAACGTCTTGGGCGTTTACGTCCGAATGATGCGCCGCCAAAGCTGGTTCTGAACCAGTGCAGAATGCCCAAGCGCGCAGAAATCAAGGTCAAGGAATTCTCTCAGGCGTTGAATATCCAGCCTGTCGCAACCATCGCATTTGATGCCGGGCGTTTCAGCACCGCGGCAAGCACCGGCCAGATGCTGAGCGAGATCAACCCGAAAGGGGCGGCCGTTACTTCCTGCGCGCAAATCGCAGATCGCCTTGTAGACCCCACATCCCAACGCAGCAAAGGCACCACATGGGCACGCTTCTGGAATTTTCGACAAAGAAAGTTGGCATAA
- the cpaB gene encoding Flp pilus assembly protein CpaB: protein MMRALIMMIALASGLVAVFLTYPTSDDGRAEAVFVDEQPEVLMQEVLVASVTIEQGEILGTQNIRWQKWPEAAVHEGFVTRDSRPEAIDDIAGTTMRGRLFPGEPVREDRLTASNTSYMASLLPAGKRAVAVKVSAESAAGGFILPNDRVDVLLTRQREGQGGVHTRTILRSVKILAIDQLADGAESDTLVGRTATLELDAEQTETITSAEASGMLSLALRSMTDPHDTEVVSLPEPEPVAALPEIVLTQTEPEREATTIRIRRAVTVETVTLP from the coding sequence ATGATGCGCGCCCTTATCATGATGATCGCGTTGGCGTCGGGGCTGGTCGCGGTGTTTCTGACCTATCCGACATCGGATGACGGACGCGCCGAAGCAGTGTTCGTCGATGAGCAGCCGGAAGTTCTGATGCAAGAGGTGCTTGTCGCGTCGGTCACGATCGAGCAGGGCGAGATACTGGGCACACAGAATATCCGCTGGCAGAAATGGCCCGAAGCCGCCGTGCATGAGGGTTTCGTCACCCGTGACAGCCGCCCCGAAGCCATCGACGACATTGCAGGCACAACAATGCGCGGGCGTCTGTTCCCCGGCGAGCCTGTGCGCGAAGACCGCCTGACAGCCAGCAACACCAGCTATATGGCATCTCTTTTGCCCGCAGGAAAACGCGCAGTCGCAGTCAAGGTATCGGCGGAAAGTGCGGCGGGGGGCTTTATCCTGCCCAATGACCGTGTCGATGTTTTGTTGACGCGCCAAAGGGAAGGTCAGGGCGGTGTTCACACGCGCACCATCCTGCGCAGCGTCAAGATACTGGCCATTGACCAACTGGCCGATGGCGCGGAATCGGACACACTGGTCGGGCGGACAGCCACGCTGGAACTGGACGCAGAGCAGACCGAAACGATCACCTCGGCCGAAGCCTCTGGGATGCTGTCGCTCGCACTTCGGTCAATGACAGACCCACATGATACCGAGGTTGTTTCCCTGCCAGAGCCGGAACCCGTGGCCGCACTGCCCGAGATTGTCTTGACCCAAACCGAACCGGAACGCGAAGCAACCACCATTCGTATTCGCCGCGCAGTCACAGTCGAAACCGTGACCTTGCCATGA
- a CDS encoding Flp family type IVb pilin: MMKYLIARFGKDESGATAIEYGLIAGLISVIIITVVTLTGTSLSDTFCDVAVALGADAAGCEA, encoded by the coding sequence ATGATGAAATATCTTATCGCGCGCTTCGGCAAAGACGAGTCCGGTGCGACAGCTATCGAATACGGGCTGATTGCGGGCCTGATTTCTGTTATAATTATTACGGTTGTTACTCTAACCGGTACCAGTCTTTCAGACACCTTCTGTGACGTCGCAGTAGCGCTTGGTGCCGACGCTGCTGGCTGCGAAGCATAA
- a CDS encoding CpaF family protein: MFGRRVGFDAAKPAPVQGVQDTQVAGPAVALAPPPTPPAARPKSERPAATTTGNRAPYFALKKDLLAALIEAIDVAQLTALDVADARAEIRVIANEIMAVRNVALSSADQMDLIEDLCNDVLGYGPLEPLLARDDIADIMVNGCDPIYIEVNGKMQETNIRFRDNEQLLNVCQRIVSQVGRRVDESSPICDARLPDGSRVNVIVPPLAVDGPTLTIRKFKKDKLRLEQLVKFGSISPEGATILEIIGRVRCNVIISGGTGSGKTTLLNCLTGFVDPQERIVTCEDSAELQLQQPHVVRLETRPPNVEGSGEVTMRDLVKNCLRMRPERIIVGEVRGPEAFDLLQAMNTGHDGSMGTLHANTPREAMSRIESMITMGGFSLPAKTIRQMMVSSVDVIVQAARLRDGSRRITHITEVLGMEGDVPITQDLFVYDITGEDADGNLVGRHRSTGIGRPKFAERARYFGEEKRLLEALAAAKVSDAS, translated from the coding sequence ATGTTTGGCAGAAGAGTAGGCTTTGACGCTGCAAAACCCGCTCCAGTGCAGGGGGTGCAAGATACACAAGTCGCAGGGCCAGCCGTCGCGCTGGCCCCGCCACCAACTCCACCCGCCGCGCGCCCAAAGTCTGAACGCCCGGCGGCGACCACCACGGGCAACAGGGCACCCTATTTTGCCCTGAAGAAAGACCTGCTTGCCGCGCTGATCGAAGCGATTGACGTGGCGCAACTGACCGCCCTTGATGTGGCCGATGCGCGCGCGGAAATCCGCGTTATCGCCAATGAAATCATGGCGGTGCGCAATGTCGCACTCTCTTCCGCCGATCAGATGGATCTGATCGAGGATCTGTGTAACGACGTTCTTGGATACGGCCCGCTGGAACCCTTGCTGGCGCGCGATGACATTGCCGACATCATGGTGAATGGCTGCGACCCGATCTATATCGAGGTTAACGGCAAGATGCAGGAAACCAATATCCGGTTTCGTGACAATGAACAGCTTTTGAACGTCTGCCAGCGTATCGTCAGTCAGGTCGGCAGGCGTGTGGACGAATCCAGCCCGATCTGTGACGCGCGCCTGCCCGATGGCAGCCGCGTGAATGTGATCGTGCCGCCACTGGCCGTTGACGGCCCCACCCTGACCATCCGTAAGTTCAAGAAAGACAAACTCCGGCTGGAACAGTTGGTGAAGTTCGGCTCGATCAGTCCCGAAGGGGCCACCATTCTTGAAATCATCGGTCGGGTGCGTTGCAATGTCATCATTTCGGGCGGCACAGGGTCGGGCAAGACCACGTTGCTGAATTGCCTGACCGGTTTCGTCGACCCGCAAGAGCGGATCGTGACCTGCGAAGACTCTGCCGAATTGCAGTTGCAACAACCCCATGTCGTGCGCTTGGAAACCCGGCCCCCCAATGTCGAGGGCAGCGGCGAAGTTACCATGCGCGATCTGGTGAAAAACTGTCTGCGGATGCGCCCCGAACGCATTATCGTGGGCGAGGTTCGTGGCCCCGAAGCCTTTGACTTGCTGCAAGCGATGAATACCGGGCATGACGGCTCGATGGGGACGCTGCACGCGAACACACCGCGAGAGGCGATGTCGCGCATCGAATCCATGATTACGATGGGTGGCTTTAGCCTGCCAGCAAAGACGATCCGGCAGATGATGGTTTCGTCTGTCGATGTGATTGTTCAGGCCGCGCGCCTGCGCGACGGCTCGCGCCGGATCACCCACATCACCGAAGTGCTTGGCATGGAGGGCGATGTTCCGATCACGCAAGACCTGTTTGTCTATGACATTACTGGCGAAGATGCTGACGGCAATCTTGTCGGACGCCACAGGTCCACCGGGATCGGCCGCCCCAAATTCGCAGAACGTGCGCGCTATTTCGGCGAGGAAAAACGACTGCTTGAAGCGCTGGCCGCAGCCAAGGTCAGCGACGCGTCATGA
- a CDS encoding type II secretion system F family protein, whose amino-acid sequence MTTLMLFLLVTFAVGGVLYALFQPQLQRQDICNRRRAAILSTGAGLPAAPGKSSLDEVLRELETKQKAKQGARPSLRERLRQAGLRWTKARYYGICAAVGAVCAVLIFALWQNVALAVVPAVILGFTLPHFYVNHRRNKRLSAFTEVFPDALDIVIRGVKSGLPLGDCLRIIAAESQEPVKSEFKKLVEDHTFGMTNEEAVHRLFQRMPLPETSFFSIVITIQGRTGGNLSEALGNLSKVLRERKKMREKIKAMSSEAKASASIIAALPFLVSIFVYLTSPEYISLLFTTTLGNVTLVGCALWMFTGVMVMKKMINFDM is encoded by the coding sequence ATGACCACGCTCATGCTGTTTTTGCTGGTGACCTTCGCCGTGGGGGGCGTGCTCTATGCCTTGTTCCAGCCCCAGCTTCAGCGGCAGGATATTTGCAACCGCCGCCGCGCGGCCATCCTGTCCACCGGCGCAGGCCTTCCGGCTGCGCCCGGCAAGTCATCGCTGGATGAGGTGCTGCGCGAGCTTGAGACCAAGCAAAAAGCAAAGCAGGGCGCGCGCCCGTCACTTCGAGAGCGTTTGCGACAGGCCGGGCTGCGGTGGACCAAAGCCAGATATTACGGGATTTGCGCGGCAGTGGGCGCGGTTTGCGCCGTGCTAATCTTTGCGCTGTGGCAAAACGTGGCGCTTGCTGTTGTTCCTGCTGTCATACTCGGTTTCACGCTGCCGCATTTCTATGTGAATCATCGTCGCAACAAGCGGTTAAGCGCATTTACCGAGGTGTTTCCAGATGCCTTGGATATCGTCATTCGCGGCGTGAAGTCGGGCCTGCCGCTGGGCGACTGTCTGCGCATCATCGCGGCAGAAAGCCAAGAGCCGGTCAAGTCCGAGTTCAAGAAGCTGGTCGAAGACCATACATTCGGCATGACGAACGAAGAGGCGGTTCATCGGCTGTTCCAGCGGATGCCATTGCCTGAAACGAGTTTCTTCTCGATTGTCATCACCATTCAGGGCCGCACTGGCGGCAACCTGTCCGAAGCGCTGGGCAACCTGTCCAAGGTGCTGCGCGAACGCAAGAAGATGCGCGAGAAGATCAAGGCCATGAGCTCGGAAGCCAAGGCATCGGCCAGCATTATTGCTGCACTGCCCTTTCTGGTGAGTATCTTCGTGTATCTGACAAGCCCGGAATACATCTCGCTTTTGTTCACAACCACGCTTGGAAACGTGACGCTCGTGGGCTGCGCCTTATGGATGTTCACCGGCGTTATGGTGATGAAGAAAATGATCAATTTCGACATGTAA
- a CDS encoding type II secretion system F family protein: protein MFVVAMTFLSAFCLVLAVCWRYLVPDALGRRVQTVVGNRNLKTGMGEAGKPLTLRKEPKQIFRELVQRFNLTSRIQDGKLVHKLRMAGYRGHAPVITYLGFLILTPVALLAIASFYLFVVFPNDQPLIVRIGIVLAAGYAGCHLPALYVKNRTVKRQQAIRRGWPDALDLMLICVESGMGIESALRKVAHELSVQSPELAEEFVLTTAELSYLQDRRQAFENLAARTGLDVVKAVVTCLVQTEKYGTPLGQALRVLAQERRDMRMAEAEKKAASLPPKLTVPMIIFFLPVLFAVIITPTIIQHLSN, encoded by the coding sequence ATGTTTGTTGTCGCCATGACCTTCCTCTCCGCATTCTGCCTCGTTCTGGCGGTGTGCTGGCGGTATCTGGTGCCCGATGCCTTGGGGCGGCGGGTTCAAACTGTTGTGGGCAATCGAAATCTGAAAACGGGTATGGGTGAAGCGGGAAAGCCCCTGACGCTTCGCAAGGAACCCAAGCAGATATTCAGGGAGTTGGTCCAGCGCTTCAACCTGACCAGCCGGATTCAGGACGGAAAGCTTGTGCACAAATTGCGCATGGCGGGGTATCGCGGCCACGCGCCGGTCATCACCTATCTGGGGTTTCTGATCCTGACGCCGGTGGCACTGCTTGCGATTGCCAGTTTTTACCTGTTTGTGGTCTTTCCAAATGATCAGCCGCTGATTGTCCGGATCGGGATTGTGTTGGCGGCGGGGTATGCGGGGTGTCACCTGCCTGCGCTGTATGTGAAAAACCGCACCGTCAAGCGCCAGCAGGCAATCCGGCGCGGCTGGCCGGATGCGCTTGATCTTATGCTGATCTGTGTCGAATCCGGCATGGGTATCGAAAGCGCCTTGCGCAAGGTCGCGCATGAACTCAGCGTGCAATCGCCCGAACTTGCGGAAGAATTCGTGCTGACCACGGCAGAACTCTCATACCTGCAAGATCGCCGACAGGCGTTCGAGAACCTTGCCGCGCGGACCGGTCTGGATGTGGTGAAAGCCGTCGTCACATGTCTGGTGCAAACCGAGAAATACGGCACGCCACTTGGTCAGGCGCTGCGCGTTCTGGCGCAAGAAAGGCGCGACATGCGGATGGCCGAGGCCGAGAAAAAGGCGGCCTCACTTCCGCCGAAGCTGACGGTTCCGATGATCATTTTCTTCTTGCCTGTGCTGTTTGCCGTAATCATCACGCCCACAATCATCCAGCATCTGAGTAATTGA
- a CDS encoding TadE/TadG family type IV pilus assembly protein, translated as MPQETHIVVTWCISAGRFMCAAPAACGRFLRNTSGATAVLFAILSPVLVLGMGLGTEAGYQYMSQRKLQHAADVAAHAAGARLRAGDEKVDIDAAALHVAIQSGYLGGAGDIVVNIPPESGQFAGDKNSVEVILPLTQPRYFSALVSSDPVNMRGRAVARITDSGSVACILALSPNASGAITVTGSTSVALEGCDIASNSNAPDALDMSGHGATLDVNCAYVVGQAVTTKRLTIDCGEVQTFAPVVRDPYADLVEPSAEGACQDSDQGSNNSTTTITATESHPSGVKSMRFCKGLNLRGDVTFAPGLYIIEGGDFTVNNGTVSSTDENILEGEGVTFYLAPNARIRLASNSTLNFAAPTAGPFAGIAFFGSRSATGVTHQMNGTSGSSLQGALYMPASEVEFSGNTKLTTGCTQVIGYKVTFTGNSDLRSDCSNLGTRQIKTKEVVRVVE; from the coding sequence ATGCCACAAGAAACACATATCGTCGTCACATGGTGCATCAGCGCAGGCCGTTTCATGTGTGCGGCACCTGCGGCCTGCGGTCGGTTTTTGCGCAACACCAGCGGTGCCACTGCGGTTTTGTTCGCAATTCTGTCCCCTGTGCTGGTTCTGGGTATGGGGCTGGGAACCGAGGCCGGGTATCAATACATGTCTCAGCGCAAACTACAGCACGCGGCCGATGTAGCGGCACATGCAGCGGGCGCGCGATTGCGGGCAGGGGATGAGAAAGTCGACATCGACGCCGCTGCACTCCATGTCGCCATCCAGTCCGGCTATCTTGGCGGAGCGGGTGACATAGTCGTAAACATTCCCCCGGAATCGGGTCAGTTTGCCGGCGACAAAAATAGTGTCGAAGTTATCCTGCCTCTGACGCAGCCGCGCTATTTCTCGGCCCTTGTCAGCAGTGATCCCGTCAATATGCGAGGGCGTGCCGTGGCGCGTATCACCGATAGCGGATCAGTCGCTTGTATTCTTGCGCTGTCCCCCAACGCTTCGGGTGCGATTACAGTGACCGGGTCGACAAGTGTCGCACTTGAAGGATGCGACATCGCGTCAAATTCTAATGCGCCAGATGCTTTGGATATGTCTGGCCACGGGGCGACGCTTGATGTGAATTGCGCTTATGTGGTCGGTCAAGCGGTCACGACGAAACGATTGACCATCGACTGTGGCGAGGTTCAGACCTTCGCGCCTGTGGTCCGGGACCCTTATGCCGATCTTGTAGAGCCTAGTGCCGAAGGTGCATGCCAGGACAGCGACCAAGGAAGTAACAATTCCACCACAACCATTACAGCGACGGAGTCACATCCAAGTGGGGTAAAGTCCATGCGGTTTTGCAAGGGGCTTAATTTGCGTGGTGACGTTACCTTCGCGCCGGGCCTCTATATTATTGAGGGTGGGGATTTCACCGTCAATAACGGCACGGTCTCTTCGACTGACGAGAATATTTTGGAGGGCGAAGGGGTGACATTCTACCTCGCCCCAAATGCGCGTATCCGCCTTGCCAGCAATAGCACACTGAATTTTGCGGCCCCCACAGCAGGTCCATTCGCCGGTATTGCATTTTTCGGTAGCCGCAGCGCAACCGGTGTCACCCACCAGATGAACGGCACGTCCGGCTCCAGCCTGCAAGGTGCGCTCTATATGCCTGCATCCGAAGTCGAATTTTCCGGGAATACTAAGCTGACGACCGGCTGCACGCAGGTGATCGGGTACAAAGTGACTTTTACCGGCAACTCAGATTTGCGCTCGGATTGCTCGAATTTGGGCACACGTCAGATCAAGACGAAAGAGGTGGTTCGGGTGGTCGAGTAG